Within Enterobacter sp. RHBSTW-00175, the genomic segment CCCGCCACCGAGACACGCTCCGTGAATAGCCGCAATCACCGGAACAGGCAACGCGTGGATCTCAGCCATCACCTGCTGCCCCTGCCGCGCCAGGTCTTCCGCCTCCTGAGCGCTTTTTGCACGGGCGATCATGTTGATATCCGCCCCGGCAATAAAGTTATCTGATTTGGCCGAAATAAAGACCAGCCCACGAAGGTCTTTATTTTCGCGGATCTGCTTTAACATCGCCCGCACCTGAACACCAAACTCGGCCTTCAGTGTATTCATCTTTTCGCCAGGGACATCAATAGTGACAACAGCGACGTTATCGGGGCGAACATTCAGCGTAAATGCCGATGTCATGTCCATTATTCAGCCTCCACAACCATTGCCGCACCCAGCCCACCCGCCGCACAGGCGGTGACCAGCCCAAATCCGCCGCCGCGGCGACGCAGTTCATGTAATGTTTGGGTTATCATTCGCGCGCCCGTGGCCGCGAAAGGATGGCCGTAAGCGATAGAGCCACCCAATACGTTAAATTTGCTTTCGTCCACTTCACCGGTGGCGTTTGCCCGCCCCAGAACTTCGCGTGCGAATCTGTCGCTTGCCAGAAGCTGCACGTTTGCCAGTGTTTGTGCGGCAAAGGCTTCGTGCATATCAATGAGCGTCAAATCAGCCAGCGTTAACCCGGCGCGTTCCAGTGCCAGTGGCGTAGACCAGGCTGGGCCTAAGAGCATGTCCTGCCAGACATCAATAGCCGTAAACGCGTAGCTGCGCAGATAGCCCAGCGGTTTTATGCCCAGCTCTCTGGCGCGGGATTCGGTCATCAGGATCACGGCGGCGGAGCCGTCCGTCAGTGGCGTACTGTTGGCGGCGGTAACAGTGCCATGTTTGCGATCAAATGCCGGGCGTAGTTTTGCATAATCCGCCAGCGTCGACGTGCCACGAATATTGTTATCTTCCACAAGCGGTTCACGGTAAGGGGGAACATAGGCGGTCATCACCTCGTCGGCCAGTTTGCCTTCAGACCAGGCTTTTGCGGCGAGCTGGTGCGAACGGTGTGCCAACGCATCCTGCTGTTCACGCGTGATGCCATAGGTTTTCGCCATCTGCTCGGCGGTATCGCCCATGCGCAGACCGGTCGAATACTCTGCCACGGCGGGCGGTACAGGCATCAGGTCGCGTAAACGCAGGCGTGAGAAGAGTTTGAGTCGCTGCCCGGTGGTACGGGCTTTATTGACGTCCACCAGAATGCGGGCCAGCTTTTTACTAACCCCGATTGGCAGTACGGAAGAGGAGTCGGCACCGCCGGCAATTCCCGCGCGGATTGTACCGGCCATCAGGCTTTCCGCCACGTTGGCAACCGCCTGAAAACTGGTGGCACACGCGCGGCTGACGCTATAAGCATCGGTATGCACGTTCATGCCTGTACCCAGGACAATTTCACGCGCAATGTTGGGCGCTTCCGGCATTTGCACGACCTGGCCGAAAACCAGCTGTTCAATGACCTCAGGTGGTATTTCGCTGCGAGCCAGCATCTCTCCCACCACCATTTTTCCCAGATCGACCGCCGGGATGCCGTGAAACGCCGTTGCCTGACGCGCAAACGGCGTGCGCAACCCGCTGACAATGGCGATGCGGTCACCTTGTCGGGTGATAAGCGGTAATGCCTGACTCATAACACTCCCCTGTAAAATTCATGCTCAACGCAAAGTGGTCTGACCTGATAACAGTCTTAACCATTTTTTTACATTCAGCCAATCGGGGAAACGAAAAAGTGCGAGCTAAAACACAGAGAGGAAAAAGAAAATGCCCCTGCAAAGCAGAGGCATGGTGCGAGTTATTACGCCCTCTCTTGTGGGAGGACGCATCAGACCGCAGAGATTAGCGCAGACCCAACTGGAAGATCAGGGTTTCTGCTTCACAGGCGAATACAAAATCGATATCCAGCTGCACGCCGCCTTCAACCTCTTTGAAGGTCGATTTGATGTCGCACGGTTCGGACTCAACATCACGCGCACGCTTAGTCAGCGCTGCCAGGGTTTCGTCAGCGTCGGCACGGTTAGCGAACACACGGCTGTAGGACGCGGTGCAATCGGTGTTGTCCATGATGGTACCAACATCCATACAGCAGCAAACCGGGGTTTCATCAGCACTGCATTTACTCATAGTAGCTTTCCTCTGTATTCGCGCCGGGCGCGAGATAAACACGTTGCCGATATTTTACGCCCCGATGACCAGGTGCTCCAGCCGTTAATGGCGCAAAATGGGATAAGTGACCAATATCACGCTTAAAAATGATCTAAAACAAAAATCACCCTTTCGGATGAGATGCGATGGTCACATTTTTGCCAAGCAGATCTCGTTTCAAGAAACATATTGGAAAAACTTAATAAACAAACTTGCAACATTACATCTGGTCAGACCTATACTCACGCCACTGGTCTGATTTGTATGTTTTAACACAGACCCTACACTTCGCGCTCCTGTTACGGTATGTAACAATTTTTGAATAAAAATAACTCAATGAGGTTATGGTCATGAGCCAGAAAACCCTGTTCAAAAAGACTGCGTTAGCAGTTGCAGTGGCAATCGTCTCAACGTCCGCCTGGTCAGCGGGCTTTCAGCTTAACGAATTTTCTTCCTCTGGCCTTGGCCGCGCGTACTCCGGGGAAGGTGCAATAGCTGATGATGCAGGTAACGTGAGTCGTAACCCTGCGCTTATCACGATGTTTGATCGTCCTGCCTTCTCTATCGGTGCGGTTTATATCGATCCTGATGTTAACGTCACCGGTAATTCAGCCTTAACCGGCCAAAGTGCTAACCAGGACAACATCGCGCCAAGCGCGTGGGTTCCTAACATGCACTATGTTATGCCAATCAACGAGCAGTTTGGTTGGGGTGCATCCGTGACCTCAAACTATGGTCTGGCAACTGAATTTGGTGAAAACTACGGTGCCGGTATTTATGGCGGTAAAACCGACCTGCAAACCGTTAACCTGAACCTGAGCGGTGCCTATCGCCTGGATAGTAACTGGAGCTTCGGCTTAGGCGTTGACGCCGTTTATGCAAAAGCGAAGATCGAGCGTTATGCCGGCTCTCTGGGCCCACTTCTGGCAGGGCAGCTCAATGGCAAGGTTCCCCCTTCTTATCTGGATGGGATCAGCTCCCCGGACGACCAGATCGCGCACCTGAAAGGTGACGAATGGGGCTTCGGCTGGAACGCGGGTATCCTGTATGAACTGGATAAAAACAACCGCTGGGGTCTGACCTACCGTTCTGAAGTGAAAATCGACTTCGACGGCGACTACAAAAGCTCCATCAACCCGAACCTGAGCACCATTCTGGGTAATATGGGTATGACTGGCCTTCCTGCTGGTACCGGCGGGCGAACCGAGAACGGTTCTTTGTCGTTGCATCTGCCAGAAATGTGGGAAATCTCCGGTTATAACCGTGTAGCACCACAGTGGGCTATCCACTATAGCCTGACTTACACCAGCTGGAGCCAGTTCCAGGAACTGAAAGCCACCGGTGATAACGGCCAGACACTGTTCTATAAAGATGAAAGCTTCAAAGATGCGTATCGCATCGCACTGGGTACAACCTATTACTACGATAAGAACTGGACTTTCCGTACCGGTATCGCATTTGATGATAGCCCGGTTCCGGCCGACAAGCGTTCTATCTCCATCCCGGATCAGGACCGTCTGTGGCTGAGCGCCGGTGCGACTTACGCATTTAACGATGACGCCTCAATCGACGTTGGCGCATCTTATATGCACGGCCAGAAAGTGAACTTCACCGAAGGTGAAGGCGCGGCGGCTTATACCTTCCACTCAGAAGGCAAAGCCTGGCTGTTCGGTACGAACTTCAACTACAAGTTCTAATCGCACAGAGATCAAAAAAGGTGAGCATTGCTCACCTTTTTTATTTACTGCGAATCGATATCTTTTAATTCGTTTTCGATTGCCTTCGCGTTTGGATTCTCTTCCGGCTTCAGCTTGCCGCCATTAGCAATAAAGTCGTGATTCTGGAAGTACGCTTCACGAACCATGATGTACGGATCGGAAGACTGGCGCAGCAGACCGTCGGAATCCAGCAACTGGGCACGAGTTTCAATACCTTCAACCGTCCATTTCCCAATTGATAGTGGCCACGTCAGCCACGACAGCACCGGATACAGCGTATCGACCATATCGCCGCCATCATCACGGACAGTAAAGCTGCCGTAGAATGGCAACTGCATATACGGACCATAACCCACGCCGTAACTGCCCAGGGTACTACCAAAACGGTGTGGTTGTTCACGTTGCAGTTTCTGGTTCGCCATACCTGCAACATCAATAAAGCCGCCCATACCCAACAGGGTGTTCAGGAAGAAGCGGGTGAAGTGCACCATGCCCTGGTAAGGATCGCCTTGCAGGAAGTAGTTCACCATCACCGCAGGCTCTTCCAGGTTACTGGTGAAGTTGCTCAACCCGTTACGTGCAGGCTGTGGAACATAATCGCGCCACGCAACCGCCACCGGACGGACCACATAGGGATCCAGCACGTTGTAGTTGAAGTTGTACATGGTGCGGTTAAACCCTTCTAAAGGATCAGAGCGCCCAGTTTGCTCGCCCGAGCTTGCACAGCCCACGAGCAACGTAGTGCCCAGCGCAAGCGCCGACAGCCGAAGTTTCATAAATATCTCCCTGTTCAGTATGGCTATCGTTGATTGCCATCCGTAACGGAGCGTCTGACGCCCCGTCTGTAAACGTGCAAGTGATTGTAACAGCACGCTTACCGATGTCCACGCACACAATTACGGGCAGTAATCACCGTCACTCTGATCTCAGCATAGCCTGGCTTTTTGATTTCGTTTCGCTGGCAATTTTATATTGGCTTTGAAAGAGATGTATCACCTTTGTTGCCATTGTCTGGATTTTAAGAGCATCCCCACGGGTAAACCATAAAAAATCGCTACCCTTAACATAAAGACCCTTATCCGGAGCGGCTATGAAAGAAATTGGCGAAGAAAAAATCGGTGAGCAGAATGGCGACCATGAAGTCGACAGCGAGGAAAAACGTCGGGGAGAGAAGATAGAAGTCGATGAAGACCGTCTGCCTTCCCGGGCGATGGCAATCCACGAGCATATTCGCCAGGACGGGGAAAAAGAGCTCGAGCGGGATGCCATGGCCCTGCTGTGGTCAGCCATTGCCGCA encodes:
- the fadI gene encoding acetyl-CoA C-acyltransferase FadI, whose translation is MSQALPLITRQGDRIAIVSGLRTPFARQATAFHGIPAVDLGKMVVGEMLARSEIPPEVIEQLVFGQVVQMPEAPNIAREIVLGTGMNVHTDAYSVSRACATSFQAVANVAESLMAGTIRAGIAGGADSSSVLPIGVSKKLARILVDVNKARTTGQRLKLFSRLRLRDLMPVPPAVAEYSTGLRMGDTAEQMAKTYGITREQQDALAHRSHQLAAKAWSEGKLADEVMTAYVPPYREPLVEDNNIRGTSTLADYAKLRPAFDRKHGTVTAANSTPLTDGSAAVILMTESRARELGIKPLGYLRSYAFTAIDVWQDMLLGPAWSTPLALERAGLTLADLTLIDMHEAFAAQTLANVQLLASDRFAREVLGRANATGEVDESKFNVLGGSIAYGHPFAATGARMITQTLHELRRRGGGFGLVTACAAGGLGAAMVVEAE
- a CDS encoding YfcZ/YiiS family protein: MSKCSADETPVCCCMDVGTIMDNTDCTASYSRVFANRADADETLAALTKRARDVESEPCDIKSTFKEVEGGVQLDIDFVFACEAETLIFQLGLR
- the mlaA gene encoding phospholipid-binding lipoprotein MlaA, coding for MKLRLSALALGTTLLVGCASSGEQTGRSDPLEGFNRTMYNFNYNVLDPYVVRPVAVAWRDYVPQPARNGLSNFTSNLEEPAVMVNYFLQGDPYQGMVHFTRFFLNTLLGMGGFIDVAGMANQKLQREQPHRFGSTLGSYGVGYGPYMQLPFYGSFTVRDDGGDMVDTLYPVLSWLTWPLSIGKWTVEGIETRAQLLDSDGLLRQSSDPYIMVREAYFQNHDFIANGGKLKPEENPNAKAIENELKDIDSQ
- the fadL gene encoding long-chain fatty acid transporter FadL, producing MSQKTLFKKTALAVAVAIVSTSAWSAGFQLNEFSSSGLGRAYSGEGAIADDAGNVSRNPALITMFDRPAFSIGAVYIDPDVNVTGNSALTGQSANQDNIAPSAWVPNMHYVMPINEQFGWGASVTSNYGLATEFGENYGAGIYGGKTDLQTVNLNLSGAYRLDSNWSFGLGVDAVYAKAKIERYAGSLGPLLAGQLNGKVPPSYLDGISSPDDQIAHLKGDEWGFGWNAGILYELDKNNRWGLTYRSEVKIDFDGDYKSSINPNLSTILGNMGMTGLPAGTGGRTENGSLSLHLPEMWEISGYNRVAPQWAIHYSLTYTSWSQFQELKATGDNGQTLFYKDESFKDAYRIALGTTYYYDKNWTFRTGIAFDDSPVPADKRSISIPDQDRLWLSAGATYAFNDDASIDVGASYMHGQKVNFTEGEGAAAYTFHSEGKAWLFGTNFNYKF